A window of the Palleronia sp. LCG004 genome harbors these coding sequences:
- a CDS encoding ABC transporter substrate-binding protein: MTARTFLAAGILGLGLAGQGAQADPTSYPLEIENCGQTVTFEDAPDHAVALGQNSAEIMLMLGLEDRMAATAFWPNEVLPELAEANAGVELLTVEFPTLETVLSVQPDFVAAMLVTLMGPDSKVAKREDFEALGIPTYLSPSACSVTAVSTDIYGARAELWTMDQVYEEIDDLSRIFDVVDRGEAVIEDLKTREAALRDRFEHHDDLTFLFWFSSPSPEDDAYLAGGNGPSSYIADLLGGSNAIKTGSEWPTLGWEGIMASDPTVIVAAQVDRERWTLDEAENKIAFLESDPIVSQMEAVATGRIVVMPGAATNPGVQTLYGAEEVASQLEALDLPE; encoded by the coding sequence ATGACAGCCCGGACATTCCTCGCGGCAGGCATCCTCGGCCTCGGCCTGGCAGGGCAGGGGGCGCAGGCGGACCCGACCTCCTATCCGCTCGAGATCGAGAATTGCGGACAGACCGTCACCTTCGAGGACGCGCCCGACCATGCCGTGGCACTGGGCCAGAACAGCGCCGAGATCATGCTGATGCTGGGGCTCGAGGACCGGATGGCGGCGACGGCGTTCTGGCCGAACGAGGTGCTGCCGGAACTGGCCGAGGCGAATGCCGGGGTCGAGCTGCTGACGGTCGAGTTTCCGACGCTGGAGACGGTGCTGTCGGTGCAGCCCGATTTCGTCGCGGCGATGCTGGTCACGCTGATGGGGCCCGACAGCAAGGTCGCGAAGCGGGAGGATTTCGAGGCGCTCGGCATTCCGACCTACCTGTCGCCGAGCGCGTGTTCGGTCACGGCGGTCTCGACCGACATCTACGGCGCGCGGGCCGAGTTGTGGACGATGGATCAGGTCTATGAGGAGATCGACGACCTCTCCCGGATCTTCGACGTCGTGGATCGCGGCGAGGCGGTCATCGAGGATCTGAAGACGCGCGAGGCGGCGCTGCGCGACCGGTTCGAGCATCACGACGACCTGACGTTCCTCTTCTGGTTCTCGAGCCCGTCGCCGGAGGACGACGCCTATCTCGCGGGGGGCAACGGCCCGTCGAGCTATATCGCCGACCTTCTCGGGGGATCGAACGCCATCAAGACCGGCTCCGAATGGCCGACGCTCGGATGGGAGGGCATCATGGCCTCGGACCCGACCGTGATCGTCGCGGCGCAGGTGGACCGCGAACGCTGGACCCTCGACGAGGCCGAGAACAAGATCGCGTTCCTCGAATCCGATCCCATCGTCAGCCAGATGGAGGCGGTCGCGACGGGCCGCATCGTCGTGATGCCCGGCGCCGCGACCAATCCGGGCGTCCAGACGCTCTACGGGGCCGAGGAGGTCGCCTCGCAGCTCGAGGCGCTCGACCTGCCGGAATGA
- the kynU gene encoding kynureninase yields the protein MNTAPSLPMKDRFDLPDGIRYLDGNSLGPMPRGTQERVEEVMRDEWARNLIKAWNDNHWMDLPSRVGARVARLIGAPEGSVTMGDTLSIKLFQALSAGLKLRPGRRVILTDSGNFPSDLYVAQGLIRQLDRDHELRIVAPEEVAGALDEDVAVAMITQVDYRTGRLHDMEEITGAAHAAGAVMLWDLAHSAGAVPVDLAGSNCEFAVGCTYKYLNGGPGAPAFIYARDEIAEVMEPALAGWMGHSEPFAFVRDYDPAPGIERMRVGTPPVLQLAALEQALTVWEGVEMSAIREASIRLSELFIAEVEARCPDLTLASPRDPDRRGSQVSFAFEHGYPAMQALIDRGVIGDFRAPDIMRFGFTPLYLDEEDIRAAAAILGEILGTRAWDDPKYHRRGRVT from the coding sequence ATGAACACAGCCCCCTCGTTGCCGATGAAGGATCGTTTCGATCTGCCCGATGGCATCCGTTACCTCGACGGCAATTCGCTCGGGCCCATGCCGAGGGGCACGCAGGAGCGGGTCGAGGAGGTGATGCGGGACGAATGGGCGCGCAACCTCATCAAGGCGTGGAACGACAACCACTGGATGGATCTGCCGTCGCGGGTGGGCGCGAGGGTGGCCCGCCTGATCGGTGCGCCCGAGGGCAGCGTCACGATGGGCGACACGTTGTCGATCAAGCTGTTCCAGGCGCTGTCGGCGGGCCTGAAGCTGCGGCCCGGACGGCGGGTGATCCTGACGGACAGCGGCAACTTTCCGTCGGACCTCTATGTCGCGCAGGGGCTGATCCGGCAGCTCGACCGGGATCACGAGTTGCGGATCGTGGCCCCCGAGGAGGTGGCGGGCGCGCTGGACGAGGATGTGGCCGTGGCGATGATCACGCAGGTCGATTACCGCACCGGCCGTCTGCATGACATGGAGGAGATCACCGGGGCCGCGCATGCGGCGGGGGCGGTGATGCTCTGGGATCTCGCGCACAGCGCGGGGGCCGTGCCGGTCGATCTGGCCGGGTCGAATTGCGAATTCGCGGTCGGCTGCACCTACAAGTACCTCAATGGCGGGCCGGGCGCGCCCGCCTTCATCTATGCCCGCGACGAGATCGCGGAGGTGATGGAGCCCGCGCTGGCCGGGTGGATGGGCCATTCCGAGCCCTTCGCGTTCGTGCGCGACTACGATCCGGCACCGGGCATCGAGCGGATGCGCGTGGGCACGCCGCCGGTGCTGCAACTCGCGGCCCTCGAGCAGGCGCTGACCGTCTGGGAGGGCGTCGAGATGTCCGCGATCCGCGAGGCGTCGATCCGCCTGAGCGAGCTGTTCATCGCGGAGGTCGAGGCACGGTGCCCCGACCTGACGCTGGCGAGCCCGCGCGATCCGGACCGGCGCGGCAGCCAGGTCTCGTTCGCGTTCGAGCATGGCTATCCCGCGATGCAGGCGCTGATCGACCGGGGCGTGATCGGCGATTTCCGCGCGCCCGACATCATGCGGTTCGGCTTCACGCCGCTCTATCTCGACGAGGAGGACATCCGCGCGGCGGCCGCGATCCTGGGCGAGATCCTCGGGACCCGCGCCTGGGACGATCCGAAATACCACCGCCGGGGCCGGGTGACCTGA
- a CDS encoding ABC transporter ATP-binding protein: MSVLAENLDWGVGRKTILRDVSISVAPGETLGLIGPNGSGKSSLLRLLAGLKRPLAGRVTINGQPIARMTRKALSREVAFVQQSAATETSVSVLDVVRLGRTPHRSALSGWSAEDEGAVSHALGRVDMLGHRAQSWQTLSGGERQRVHIARALAQSPRVMFLDEPTNHLDIHHQIEILRMVRDLDLTSVIALHDLNLAAMFCDKIVVMRSGAVFAAGTPRAVLTEDLLREVFRVEAEVTFLDGGVRPHIRFEHDPAGAARSARVAAVEDALAPGYG; encoded by the coding sequence ATGAGCGTGCTGGCCGAGAACCTCGACTGGGGGGTGGGGCGCAAGACGATCCTGCGCGACGTCTCGATCTCGGTCGCGCCGGGCGAGACGCTGGGGCTGATCGGGCCGAACGGATCGGGGAAATCGTCGCTGCTGCGGCTGCTGGCGGGGCTGAAGCGGCCCCTCGCGGGGCGGGTGACGATCAACGGCCAGCCCATCGCGCGGATGACGCGCAAGGCGCTGTCGCGCGAGGTCGCCTTCGTGCAGCAGAGCGCGGCGACCGAGACCAGCGTCAGCGTTCTCGATGTCGTGCGGCTGGGCCGGACGCCGCACCGTTCGGCGCTGTCGGGCTGGTCGGCCGAGGACGAGGGCGCGGTCAGCCATGCGCTCGGCCGCGTCGACATGCTGGGGCACCGGGCGCAATCGTGGCAGACCCTGTCGGGAGGGGAGCGGCAGCGCGTCCATATCGCCCGCGCCCTGGCGCAGTCGCCGCGGGTGATGTTCCTCGACGAGCCGACGAACCATCTCGATATCCATCACCAGATCGAGATCCTGCGCATGGTCCGCGATCTGGACCTGACGAGCGTCATCGCGCTGCACGACCTCAACCTCGCGGCGATGTTCTGCGACAAGATCGTGGTCATGCGATCGGGCGCGGTCTTTGCCGCGGGCACGCCCCGCGCGGTGCTGACGGAGGACCTTCTGCGCGAGGTCTTTCGCGTCGAGGCGGAGGTCACCTTTCTGGACGGCGGGGTCCGTCCGCATATCCGCTTCGAGCACGACCCGGCGGGGGCCGCGCGGAGCGCACGCGTCGCGGCCGTGGAGGATGCGCTCGCGCCCGGCTACGGGTGA
- a CDS encoding CaiB/BaiF CoA-transferase family protein — MTDATTGRAGPLAGIKVLDFSRILSGPYASMVLADLGAEVIKVETPGTGDDTRNFPPFQGRLSHYFMALNRSKKSVALDLKSDEGLAIARDLAAQSDIVLENFRPGVMERLGLGFEALRAGNPGLLYCSITGFGRDSALGDKPAFDIVAQALSGVMSVNSEPGEAPIKLGVPMGDLAGSIFSVFGLLAALHERNATGRGRHVEVAMLDSLIALQGYLSQIYFVTGDSPRAVGSQHPSILPYGSFPTSDGHVIVACLTEGFWRNFARCLGHAELIEDARFAVYASRLANRELLHGIITTRMRRDSTEYWLARLSEYDVPNAPILSIGEALDQQHVRDRGLIETVEHPTEGTMRMVRGPIRFDGEGPSASTPPSLLGEDTAEVLKTEIGLSDEQIELLAAKGIIRLVE, encoded by the coding sequence ATGACGGATGCGACGACCGGACGGGCGGGGCCGCTGGCGGGGATCAAGGTCCTCGATTTCTCGCGCATCCTGTCGGGCCCCTATGCGAGCATGGTGCTTGCCGATCTGGGGGCGGAGGTCATCAAGGTCGAGACGCCCGGAACGGGCGACGACACCCGCAACTTTCCGCCGTTCCAGGGCAGGCTCAGCCATTATTTCATGGCGCTGAACCGCAGCAAGAAAAGCGTCGCGCTCGACCTGAAATCGGACGAGGGCCTGGCGATCGCGCGGGATCTGGCGGCGCAGAGCGATATCGTGCTCGAGAATTTCCGCCCCGGCGTGATGGAGCGGCTGGGGCTCGGCTTCGAGGCGTTGAGGGCCGGCAATCCGGGGCTGCTCTATTGTTCGATCACGGGGTTCGGCCGGGACAGCGCGCTCGGCGACAAGCCGGCATTCGACATCGTGGCGCAGGCCCTTTCGGGGGTGATGAGCGTCAACAGCGAGCCGGGAGAGGCCCCGATCAAGCTCGGGGTTCCAATGGGGGATCTGGCGGGGAGCATCTTTTCGGTCTTCGGCCTTCTGGCGGCCCTGCACGAGCGCAACGCGACCGGGCGGGGGCGGCATGTCGAGGTCGCGATGCTCGACAGCCTGATCGCGCTGCAGGGCTACCTGTCGCAGATCTATTTCGTGACGGGCGACAGCCCGCGCGCCGTGGGCAGCCAGCATCCTAGCATCCTGCCCTACGGGTCGTTCCCGACCTCGGACGGGCACGTGATCGTCGCCTGCCTGACCGAGGGGTTCTGGAGGAACTTCGCGCGGTGCCTGGGCCATGCGGAGCTGATCGAGGACGCGCGCTTTGCCGTCTATGCGAGCCGGCTGGCGAACCGCGAGCTTCTGCACGGGATCATCACGACGCGGATGAGGCGCGACAGCACGGAATACTGGCTGGCGCGTCTGAGCGAATACGACGTGCCCAACGCGCCGATCCTGTCGATCGGCGAGGCGCTGGACCAGCAGCACGTGCGCGACCGGGGATTGATCGAGACGGTCGAGCATCCGACCGAGGGGACCATGCGGATGGTCCGGGGGCCGATCCGGTTCGACGGCGAGGGCCCGTCCGCGAGCACGCCCCCGAGCCTTCTGGGAGAGGACACGGCGGAAGTGCTGAAAACCGAGATCGGCCTGAGCGACGAGCAGATCGAGCTGCTCGCCGCCAAGGGGATCATCAGGCTGGTGGAGTAG
- the repB gene encoding plasmid partitioning protein RepB, which yields MARKDLMKGLMGEDEDSPSPAPKPDPQSPGPDAPRKRAGPRYSKGAIGAVSQSIADLKTRSIVDLDPFTIEAGGLQDRLEHDDADHALLMDSLKTYGQQVPILVRHHPETADRYQIVYGRRRVLALRDLGQPVKAMIRDLDDREAIMAQGQENSARRDLSFIERVNFARQMIEAGYDRKIIGDALSTDKTLISRMISISESLPVELIETIGAAPGIGRDRWLDFSRRWTEAEYDIEDAETMLSSCPSDGSDARFDYLHEWLTRKDRTVPRQAPVPRPPREPLKRPDGVAYGHLTRGPKSTRIEISAARGRGFDTWLAENLDRIHRDWLNGRGEEGP from the coding sequence ATGGCTCGCAAGGATCTGATGAAGGGCCTCATGGGCGAGGACGAGGACTCCCCCTCCCCCGCCCCGAAGCCAGACCCGCAATCGCCCGGCCCCGACGCCCCGCGCAAGCGCGCGGGCCCGCGCTATTCCAAGGGCGCGATCGGCGCGGTGTCGCAGTCGATCGCCGACCTCAAGACCCGCTCCATCGTCGATCTCGATCCCTTCACGATCGAGGCGGGCGGCCTGCAGGACCGGCTCGAACACGACGATGCCGACCATGCCCTGCTGATGGACTCGCTCAAGACCTACGGTCAGCAGGTCCCGATCCTCGTGCGGCATCACCCCGAGACGGCGGATCGCTACCAGATCGTCTATGGCCGCCGCCGGGTGCTGGCGCTGCGCGATCTGGGCCAGCCCGTGAAGGCGATGATCCGCGATCTCGACGATCGCGAGGCGATCATGGCGCAGGGCCAGGAGAACTCGGCCCGCCGCGACCTCAGCTTCATCGAGCGGGTGAACTTCGCCCGCCAGATGATCGAGGCCGGCTACGACCGCAAGATCATCGGCGACGCGCTTTCGACAGATAAGACATTGATTTCGCGTATGATTTCCATATCCGAATCGCTTCCGGTCGAGCTGATCGAGACGATCGGTGCCGCCCCCGGCATCGGCCGCGACCGCTGGCTCGACTTCTCCCGCCGCTGGACCGAAGCCGAGTACGACATCGAGGATGCCGAGACCATGCTCTCGAGCTGCCCCTCCGACGGGTCGGATGCGCGCTTCGACTACCTCCACGAATGGCTGACGCGCAAGGACCGTACGGTGCCCCGCCAGGCCCCCGTCCCGCGCCCCCCGAGAGAGCCGCTGAAACGCCCCGACGGCGTCGCCTACGGCCACCTCACGCGCGGCCCGAAAAGCACGAGGATCGAAATCTCCGCGGCCCGAGGCAGGGGCTTCGACACCTGGCTCGCCGAGAACCTCGACAGAATTCACCGCGACTGGCTGAACGGCCGCGGCGAAGAGGGACCGTAA
- the repC gene encoding plasmid replication protein RepC, with product MCRRTFGLSDRTLGVLNALLTFHPRNELDPAESLVVFPSNATLSARVHGMPESTLRRHLGHLVRAGFLIRRDSPNGKRYARRARDGDQGRAFGFDLTPLLQRAGEIAEAAEMVEAEAEELRRQREDLAVDLREASDLSADESESVFTEIRKALRRVLSKEAVAEMRARLAVVLDALRSRLAAAKRSEVSGNDTQNERHHQRSKPYYPDESTAPPNEPTLEHVREVCPDIESFCPGGTKDWSSLFASVEMLGRMIGIGPKLWSQAVDAMGPRAAAATLAALVQRTSEIRNPSAYLTVLVRKARHGAFSSKVMLGSLSAAQS from the coding sequence GTGTGCCGCCGGACCTTCGGTCTTTCCGACCGGACGCTGGGGGTCCTCAACGCGCTCCTCACCTTTCATCCGAGGAACGAGCTCGACCCCGCGGAATCCCTTGTCGTGTTCCCCTCGAACGCCACCCTCTCCGCCCGGGTTCATGGAATGCCCGAAAGCACCCTGCGCCGTCACCTCGGCCATCTGGTCCGCGCGGGCTTCCTGATCCGGCGCGACAGCCCCAACGGCAAGCGCTATGCCCGCCGCGCCCGCGATGGCGATCAGGGCCGGGCCTTCGGCTTCGACCTGACCCCCCTGCTGCAACGTGCCGGCGAGATCGCGGAAGCCGCCGAGATGGTCGAGGCGGAAGCGGAAGAACTCCGCCGACAGCGCGAGGACCTCGCCGTCGATCTCCGCGAAGCATCCGACCTTTCCGCCGACGAGAGCGAAAGTGTCTTCACGGAAATCCGAAAGGCCCTGCGCCGGGTTCTGTCGAAGGAAGCCGTCGCCGAAATGCGCGCGCGGTTGGCCGTCGTTCTGGACGCGCTCAGGTCGCGGTTGGCTGCTGCCAAAAGGTCGGAAGTGAGCGGCAATGACACTCAGAATGAGCGGCACCATCAGAGATCGAAACCATATTACCCTGATGAAAGTACGGCCCCACCGAATGAGCCCACGCTGGAGCATGTCCGGGAGGTCTGCCCGGATATCGAAAGCTTCTGCCCGGGAGGCACCAAGGATTGGTCATCGCTTTTTGCCAGCGTCGAGATGCTTGGGAGAATGATCGGGATCGGGCCGAAGCTCTGGTCACAGGCTGTCGATGCGATGGGACCGAGGGCAGCGGCGGCGACTTTGGCGGCGCTTGTTCAGAGAACGAGTGAGATCCGCAATCCCAGTGCGTATCTTACGGTTCTTGTTCGGAAGGCCAGGCATGGGGCGTTTTCGTCGAAGGTGATGCTGGGGTCGCTTTCGGCGGCGCAAAGTTGA
- a CDS encoding type II toxin-antitoxin system RelE/ParE family toxin, whose translation MKSYDLTLAAEDDLREIWIYTYRTWGLDQADRYFDLIERCLDAVGDGRAASRSFDTLPDGIHIHRCEHHYIVWLDVARPVVIAILHERMDIVRHLDDRM comes from the coding sequence ATGAAGAGCTACGACCTTACACTCGCGGCCGAAGACGATCTGCGCGAGATCTGGATCTACACGTACCGAACCTGGGGCCTCGACCAGGCCGACCGATATTTCGATCTGATCGAACGTTGCCTCGATGCCGTCGGCGACGGCCGCGCCGCCTCGCGATCCTTCGACACGCTTCCCGACGGCATCCACATCCATCGGTGCGAGCATCACTACATCGTCTGGCTCGACGTCGCCCGCCCGGTCGTCATCGCCATCCTGCACGAACGCATGGACATCGTCCGGCACCTGGACGACCGGATGTAA
- a CDS encoding DUF1778 domain-containing protein, whose product MPRLSIDISPEQHQKLKAIAALSGQSIKEYVLRRTLSDAPALDGLSEDQAFAALSQFLEPRIDQARRGEFSTRSMAEIRADARKQLDR is encoded by the coding sequence ATGCCACGTCTTTCGATAGATATCAGCCCCGAACAGCATCAGAAACTCAAGGCGATCGCCGCCCTGAGCGGTCAGAGCATCAAGGAATACGTTCTGCGCCGCACGCTCAGCGATGCCCCTGCCCTCGACGGCCTGTCCGAGGATCAGGCATTCGCCGCGCTTTCGCAGTTTCTCGAACCCAGGATCGATCAGGCCCGTCGCGGCGAATTCTCGACCCGCTCCATGGCCGAGATCCGCGCCGACGCCCGCAAGCAACTCGACCGCTAG
- the tcuA gene encoding FAD-dependent tricarballylate dehydrogenase TcuA has translation MADYDVLVAGGGNAALCAAIAARRAGRRVLVVEGAPKFYRGGNTRHTRNMRCAHDHATDTLTGPYSEDEFFDDLMRVTSGNTDEALSRMMIAKSKPMLDWIQQQGVRFQPSLGGTISLGRTNSFFLGGGRSMLNALYRTAEDLGVEIRYEHEVTDLEIVDGRFERATIRHPGGSTTISAQSFVAACGGFQADLDWLKEGWGDKADNFLVRGTPYNRGTVTRMLIDNGLQQIGDASQCHAVAIDARAPKYDGGIITRLDCVVLGIVVNKNAERFYDEGEDIWPKRYAIWGRLVANQPDQTAFIVFDAPNIKRFMPSLYPPIEAPTLAELAEKLDLDPATFEKTVTTFNDAVVGGKPFDTNEKDGNTTRGLEIEKTNWAQRIDTPPYYAYPVKPGITFTYLGVKVDAQARILRDDGNNTPSDNMFAAGEIMAGNVLGQGYAAGIGMTIGAVFGRIAGEEAARHAT, from the coding sequence ATGGCCGATTACGATGTCCTTGTCGCGGGCGGCGGCAATGCCGCGCTCTGCGCCGCGATCGCCGCACGCCGTGCCGGTCGCCGCGTTCTCGTGGTCGAGGGCGCGCCGAAATTCTATCGCGGCGGCAACACGCGCCACACGCGCAACATGCGCTGCGCCCATGACCACGCGACGGACACGCTGACCGGCCCCTATTCCGAGGACGAGTTCTTCGACGACCTCATGCGCGTGACCTCCGGCAATACCGACGAGGCGCTGTCGCGGATGATGATCGCCAAGTCGAAGCCGATGCTCGACTGGATCCAGCAACAGGGCGTGCGGTTCCAGCCGTCGCTCGGCGGGACGATCAGCCTCGGGCGGACCAATTCCTTCTTCCTCGGCGGGGGGCGGTCCATGCTGAACGCCCTCTACCGCACCGCCGAGGATCTGGGCGTCGAGATCCGCTACGAACACGAGGTCACCGACCTCGAGATCGTCGACGGACGCTTCGAACGCGCGACCATCCGCCATCCGGGCGGGTCCACGACGATCTCGGCCCAGAGCTTCGTGGCGGCCTGCGGCGGCTTCCAGGCCGATCTCGACTGGCTCAAGGAAGGCTGGGGCGACAAGGCCGACAATTTCCTCGTGCGCGGCACGCCCTACAACCGCGGCACCGTCACGCGGATGCTGATCGACAACGGCCTGCAGCAGATCGGCGATGCCAGCCAGTGCCATGCCGTCGCCATCGACGCGCGCGCCCCGAAATACGACGGCGGCATCATCACCCGCCTCGATTGCGTGGTGCTCGGCATCGTCGTGAACAAGAACGCCGAACGCTTCTACGACGAGGGCGAGGACATCTGGCCCAAGCGATACGCGATCTGGGGGCGTCTGGTGGCGAACCAGCCCGACCAGACGGCCTTCATCGTCTTCGACGCGCCCAACATCAAGCGCTTCATGCCGTCGCTGTACCCGCCGATCGAGGCCCCCACGCTGGCCGAACTCGCGGAAAAGCTCGACCTCGACCCCGCCACCTTCGAGAAGACCGTCACCACGTTCAACGACGCGGTCGTGGGCGGCAAACCCTTCGACACGAACGAGAAGGACGGCAACACGACCCGAGGGCTCGAGATCGAAAAGACCAACTGGGCCCAGCGGATCGACACGCCGCCCTACTACGCCTATCCCGTCAAACCCGGGATCACCTTCACCTATCTGGGCGTCAAGGTCGACGCGCAGGCCAGGATCCTGCGGGACGATGGCAACAACACACCGTCCGACAACATGTTCGCCGCCGGCGAGATCATGGCCGGCAACGTGCTGGGCCAGGGCTATGCCGCCGGCATCGGCATGACGATCGGTGCCGTCTTCGGACGCATCGCGGGCGAGGAGGCCGCACGACATGCAACATAG
- a CDS encoding FecCD family ABC transporter permease, whose translation MIAGGPANGVLRLGLLAIGSCLVLGFAIAVATAIGDYTIDLGTVFLAITNGLGLSGAELPPIEESVVWDLRLSRALVAALAGAGLALCGAILQALLRNPLAEPFVLGISAGASTGAVCVIVLGVGAGSLSLSAGAFAGAFAAFGVVALLSNGATSGPNHTILAGVAASQLFNALTSYIVTTSGSAEQARNVMFWLLGSFGGVRWPDFQLLLVTVPLGLAICIYMARALDAFTFGDEDAAALGVPVGRIRLVLFAVTAVMTATIVSMVGAIGFVGLVVPHAARYVVGPMHMRLLPACAVIGAIFMVTADIVSRVIVAQQTIPIGVVTALVGVPFFALILYRARPQT comes from the coding sequence ATGATCGCGGGCGGTCCGGCCAACGGCGTGCTGCGGCTCGGCCTTCTCGCGATCGGCTCGTGCCTCGTGCTGGGATTCGCGATCGCGGTGGCGACGGCCATCGGCGATTACACGATCGACCTCGGGACGGTCTTCCTCGCGATCACCAACGGCCTGGGGCTGAGCGGGGCGGAGCTTCCGCCCATCGAGGAAAGCGTGGTCTGGGACCTGCGGCTGAGCCGGGCGCTGGTCGCGGCGCTTGCCGGGGCGGGCCTGGCGCTCTGCGGGGCGATCCTGCAGGCGCTGCTGCGCAATCCGCTGGCCGAACCGTTCGTGCTGGGCATCTCGGCGGGGGCGTCGACCGGGGCCGTCTGCGTGATCGTGCTGGGGGTCGGCGCGGGGAGCCTGTCGCTGTCGGCGGGCGCGTTCGCCGGGGCCTTCGCGGCCTTCGGCGTCGTGGCGCTCTTGTCGAACGGGGCCACGAGCGGGCCGAACCACACGATCCTCGCGGGGGTGGCGGCCTCGCAGCTCTTCAACGCGCTGACCTCGTATATCGTGACCACGTCGGGAAGCGCCGAGCAGGCCCGCAACGTCATGTTCTGGCTGCTGGGCAGTTTCGGCGGCGTGCGCTGGCCCGATTTCCAGCTGCTGCTCGTGACGGTGCCGCTGGGCCTCGCGATCTGCATCTACATGGCGCGGGCGCTCGACGCGTTCACCTTCGGCGACGAGGATGCGGCCGCGCTGGGGGTGCCGGTGGGACGGATCCGGCTGGTCCTCTTTGCGGTGACGGCGGTGATGACGGCGACCATCGTCAGCATGGTCGGCGCGATCGGGTTCGTGGGCCTCGTCGTGCCGCATGCCGCGCGCTACGTCGTGGGGCCGATGCACATGCGCCTGCTGCCGGCCTGCGCCGTCATCGGCGCGATCTTCATGGTGACGGCCGACATCGTGTCGCGGGTGATCGTGGCGCAGCAGACGATCCCCATCGGGGTGGTCACGGCGCTGGTCGGGGTGCCGTTCTTCGCGCTGATCCTCTATCGCGCGCGACCGCAGACATGA
- the tcuB gene encoding tricarballylate utilization 4Fe-4S protein TcuB, producing the protein MQHSTPALTEADRLMTVCNSCRYCEGLCAVFPAMEMRRSFSDGDLNHLANLCHACGACYHDCQFSPPHEYEVNVPKVLAQVRNESYAHYAWPSAARPLFARHGTVLAIGTTLTFALFVLGFAAFNEPGAFWTAHLAPERFYALMPHNVMIAIFGAAFLWMLVAIGMGARAFWKDTGVADTGAADHGRAAHDAARLTYLDGGGQGCFNEDDRPNDRRRLWHHFTFYGFLLCFASTSLATVYHYLLGWHAPYAWWNLPPLLGIAGGIGLVAGTVGLTSAKAGRLSDLRSMDFRGMEYGFILILFLTGATGLALRVLGETMLLGPLLALHLGAVLTFFLTMPYGKFVHGLYRYLALSRYARDRREAHAAEA; encoded by the coding sequence ATGCAACATAGCACTCCGGCCCTCACCGAGGCCGACCGCCTGATGACCGTCTGCAATTCCTGTCGCTATTGCGAAGGTCTCTGCGCGGTCTTCCCGGCGATGGAGATGCGCCGCTCCTTCTCGGACGGCGACCTCAACCACCTGGCCAATCTCTGCCATGCCTGCGGGGCCTGCTACCACGATTGCCAGTTCTCTCCGCCGCACGAATACGAGGTCAACGTGCCCAAGGTGCTGGCGCAGGTCCGCAACGAAAGCTACGCGCATTACGCCTGGCCCTCCGCCGCGCGGCCCCTCTTCGCGCGGCACGGCACGGTCCTCGCCATCGGCACGACCCTGACCTTCGCCCTCTTCGTTCTGGGCTTCGCGGCCTTCAACGAACCGGGCGCGTTCTGGACGGCGCATCTCGCGCCCGAACGGTTCTACGCGCTGATGCCCCACAACGTGATGATCGCGATCTTCGGCGCGGCGTTCCTATGGATGCTCGTCGCCATCGGCATGGGCGCGCGGGCCTTCTGGAAGGATACCGGCGTGGCCGATACCGGCGCGGCCGATCACGGCCGGGCCGCCCATGACGCGGCGCGGCTGACCTATCTCGACGGGGGCGGCCAGGGCTGCTTCAACGAGGACGACCGCCCGAACGACCGGCGCCGCCTCTGGCACCACTTCACCTTCTACGGCTTCCTGCTCTGCTTCGCCTCCACGTCGCTGGCGACGGTCTATCACTACCTCCTGGGCTGGCACGCCCCCTATGCGTGGTGGAACCTCCCGCCGCTTCTCGGGATCGCGGGCGGGATCGGGCTGGTCGCGGGCACGGTCGGCCTGACATCTGCCAAGGCGGGCCGCCTTTCGGATCTGCGGTCGATGGATTTCCGCGGCATGGAATACGGCTTCATCCTGATCCTGTTCCTGACGGGGGCCACCGGCCTCGCCCTGCGCGTCCTGGGCGAGACGATGCTTCTGGGCCCGCTTCTGGCGCTGCATCTGGGGGCCGTGCTGACCTTCTTCCTGACGATGCCCTACGGCAAGTTCGTCCACGGGCTCTATCGCTATCTGGCGCTCAGCCGGTATGCCCGCGACCGGCGCGAGGCCCACGCGGCCGAGGCCTGA